In Phyllostomus discolor isolate MPI-MPIP mPhyDis1 chromosome 3, mPhyDis1.pri.v3, whole genome shotgun sequence, a single genomic region encodes these proteins:
- the CER1 gene encoding cerberus, whose product MILLLLQLLVLLPLGKAAGHPGGLQSQRSVSLMLLERNRRELPMGNLEEAEEKPDLFVAVPHLIGASPAAGGQGHREKMLFRFGRLWKKPERELHPTQDLVSEHFSPGTPTLTQSEDGMQTKKSPLQEEAKKFWHHFMFRMSPASQGVILPIKSHEVHEETCRTVPFSQSITHEDCEEVVVQNNLCFGKCGSVRDPGATQHPHFCFHCSPAKFTTMHLQLNCSDLARVIKVVMLVEKCQCKVKTDHHEHGHLLQAGSQAEFHAHDPFIPGFST is encoded by the exons ATGATTCTCCTCTTACTTCAGCTGCTGGTGCTCTTGCCTCTGGGGAAGGCTGCAGGGCACCCGGGTGGCCTCCAGAGTCAGCGTTCTGTTTCCCTCATGCTCCTAGAAAGAAATCGCAGGGAGCTTCCCATGGGCAAcctggaggaggctgaggagaaGCCAGACCTGTTTGTTGCGGTGCCACACCTGATAGGTGCCAGCCCTGCGGCGGGAGGCCAGGGGCACAGAGAGAAGATGCTGTTCAGGTTTGGCAGACTCTGGAAGAAGCCTGAGAGAGAACTGCACCCAACTCAGGACCTGGTCAGTGAGCACTTTTCACCTGGGACCCCAACCCTCACTCAGTCAGAGGATGGGATGCAGACAAAGAAGTCTCCTCTTCAGGAAGAAGCCAAGAAATTCTGGCACCACTTCATGTTCAGAATGAGTCCGGCTTCTCAGGGGGTCATCTTGCCTATCAAAAGCCACGAGGTGCATGAGGAGACCTGTAGGACAGTGCCTTTCAGCCAG TCTATCACCCATGAAGACTGTGAGGAAGTAGTTGTACAGAACAACCTTTGCTTTGGGAAATGTGGGTCTGTTCGTGATCCTGGAGCTACACAGCACCCCCACTTCTGCTTCCACTGCTCACCTGCCAAGTTCACCACAATGCACTTGCAGCTGAACTGCTCAGACCTTGCCCGCGTGATCAAGGTGGTGATGCTAGTAGAGAAGTGCCAGTGCAAGGTGAAGACGGATCACCATGAGCATGgacacctcctccaggcaggctCCCAGGCAGAATTTCATGCCCATGATCCCTTTATCCCAGGATTTTCAACTTGA